The following coding sequences lie in one Ctenopharyngodon idella isolate HZGC_01 chromosome 11, HZGC01, whole genome shotgun sequence genomic window:
- the LOC127522129 gene encoding ADP-ribosylation factor 4-like — protein MGVFFSHIFSRLFEKKEMRLLMVGLDAAGKTTVLYKLKLGEVVTTIPTLGFNVETVEYKNISFTVWDVGGQDIIRRLWRHYYQNTKGLIFVVDSSDQDRIETAAEELKMMLAEDEMRDVVLLVLANKQDLPKAMAVHELTERLGLHALRGRQWFVQPTCAVQGSGLYEGLDWLSDQLSKR, from the exons atggGCGTCTTCTTCTCTCACATTTTCTCACGTCTCTTTGAGAAAAAAGAGATGAGGTTGCTTATGG TTGGTCTGGATGCAGCAGGGAAAACAACAGTCCTCTACAAACTCAAACTTGGTGAAGTTGTCACAACTATTCCAACTCTAG GTTTTAACGTTGAGACAGTTGAATATAAAAACATCTCTTTCACGGTTTGGGATGTCGGGGGTCAGGACATTATCAGACGCCTCTGGAGACATTACTATCAGAACACTAAG GGTCTGATCTTTGTGGTGGACAGCAGTGATCAGGACAGGATTGAAACGGCAGCAGAGGAGCTGAAAATGATG CTGGCGGAGGATGAGATGAGAGACGTTGTTCTGTTAGTTCTCGCTAACAAGCAGGATTTACCCAAAGCCATGGCGGTCCACGAGCTGACAGAGAGACTGGGTTTACACGCACTGAGAGGAAGACAG tggTTCGTTCAGCCCACATGTGCGGTTCAAGGGTCAGGGTTATATGAAGGACTGGATTGGCTCTCGGATCAACTGTCCAAACGATAA